A window of the Fusarium poae strain DAOMC 252244 chromosome 3, whole genome shotgun sequence genome harbors these coding sequences:
- a CDS encoding hypothetical protein (TransMembrane:2 (o12-30i118-141o)), whose translation MSPLIADKPLLGPLLGLNTWTFAIEALLYIRRTPALSKYNVSFDPAIVKKEKAEKLPAYVQWPADNFNNLLEQPTQFYAVLLGLTFLGVKDKITVHMAWGYVGLRFIHSMIHVTTNNVLLRFPAFAASSVVLLGLTAKAAWELLL comes from the coding sequence ATGTCTCCCCTCATCGCAGACAAGCCCCTTCTCGGCCCcctcctcggcctcaacACCTGGACCTTTGCCATAGAAGCACTACTATACATCCGCAGAACCCCAGCACTTTCCAAGTACAACGTCAGCTTCGACCCAGCTATtgttaaaaaggaaaaggccgAAAAGCTGCCTGCTTATGTACAGTGGCCAGCCGACAACTTTAACAACTTGCTTGAGCAACCTACCCAGTTTTACGCAGTGTTACTCGGCTTGACTTTCTTGGGCGTCAAGGACAAGATCACTGTGCATATGGCATGGGGTTACGTTGGTCTGAGATTCATCCACAGCATGATTCATGTCACTACCAACAACGTGCTCTTGCGCTTCCCAGCTTTTGCCGCCAGCTCAGTTGTCCTTTTGGGATTGACAGCTAAGGCGGCTTGGGAGCTTCTCTTGTGA